The Pseudomonadota bacterium genome includes the window CCCTACCCTAATATCAATGAAGTTTTCCCTGTATGACTCCTTAAAGATTTTTATAGCGTCTTCCCCCGTACAGTGAGCAGGGCCCACACAATATACGCCCAGCGCCTTAAGTTCTTTATTAACCCGTTTGATTTTTTCAACAGATTCATCCAGAAGATGAAAACCGCCCATTACGAGATGAATATCTTTTTTTGCGTTTTCCTTCACACGTTCCACTATGTTTATTATGCCGGAATGGGCACAACCCGTTACTATTGTAAGCCCTTTATCTGTATCCAGCACCAACGACTGTTCAGCGATGTAATCAAAGCCGCACGTCGCTTCTATTTGACCCGTTGTGTGGATATTATCGGCAATTTGCGTAAAGGAATCAACTTCTATCAAGTTGCACTCGTATGATTTTATTTTATCTTTAAACCCCCGGCTGAAACCGGGGCATATATATACATCGAGTCCCGGCTTTGCCTGGAGGACGTCCCACAGTCCACCTGTATGGTCAAAGTGGTCGTGGGAAATAACAATCGTCTCTATAT containing:
- a CDS encoding MBL fold metallo-hydrolase → MEIKILFDSKRLSNRFLMGWGVSYLIENRILFDTGEDSGCLFNNMDHMGVKINDIETIVISHDHFDHTGGLWDVLQAKPGLDVYICPGFSRGFKDKIKSYECNLIEVDSFTQIADNIHTTGQIEATCGFDYIAEQSLVLDTDKGLTIVTGCAHSGIINIVERVKENAKKDIHLVMGGFHLLDESVEKIKRVNKELKALGVYCVGPAHCTGEDAIKIFKESYRENFIDIRVGRTIEV